In one window of Tellurirhabdus rosea DNA:
- a CDS encoding SIR2 family NAD-dependent protein deacylase, translated as MPNDLERRPINVAPYQKKDEPPDENFDNLLHNWNDLKDDIILFFGAGASVGAINESGEPMPGAYELRNQIWSRFILSESERKDFDYSNLALMSLEHVSTLAEIKSSRILLERYLSNKFAITKPLWQHGMIPFLKPSSIFTTNYDNLIELGYAATGMAHKILPVFNNSTSINPNKTPLYKPHGSINHPHSKVSEGGYVITQFDYYEIMQTRRLMLEKFMSNFHEKCVIFIGYSLLDFDISSILYNLNQGVNGQSWYAIFPRNDSDVRNMMRDKFGIRQINRTFFNFILELDQKVNFIPNEWKFKNYNKTLFQ; from the coding sequence ATGCCAAATGATTTAGAAAGAAGGCCGATTAATGTTGCTCCCTATCAAAAAAAAGATGAGCCCCCTGATGAAAATTTTGACAATCTCCTACATAACTGGAATGATTTGAAAGATGATATAATCCTTTTTTTTGGTGCTGGAGCATCAGTTGGTGCCATAAATGAAAGTGGAGAACCCATGCCGGGCGCATATGAACTTCGAAACCAAATTTGGTCGAGATTTATATTGAGTGAATCTGAAAGAAAGGACTTTGATTATTCTAACCTAGCCCTTATGTCGTTGGAACATGTATCTACGTTGGCGGAAATTAAATCCAGTCGCATTCTTCTTGAGCGTTATCTATCTAACAAATTTGCTATAACTAAACCTCTTTGGCAGCATGGAATGATTCCCTTTTTAAAACCTAGTTCAATATTTACTACAAACTATGATAATCTTATCGAGCTAGGCTACGCTGCCACAGGCATGGCGCATAAAATATTACCAGTATTCAATAACTCAACTAGTATTAACCCTAATAAAACTCCACTATATAAACCGCATGGTTCAATTAATCATCCACATTCAAAAGTATCAGAAGGAGGATACGTTATAACACAATTCGATTATTATGAAATAATGCAAACAAGGAGATTAATGCTTGAAAAGTTCATGTCAAATTTCCATGAGAAGTGCGTAATATTCATTGGGTATAGCTTACTTGATTTTGATATTTCTTCTATACTTTATAACTTAAATCAGGGAGTAAATGGGCAGTCATGGTATGCAATTTTTCCTAGAAACGATTCTGATGTAAGAAACATGATGCGTGACAAATTTGGTATAAGGCAAATCAACAGAACATTCTTTAACTTTATACTAGAGCTAGACCAAAAGGTTAACTTTATACCAAATGAATGGAAATTCAAGAACTACAACAAAACGTTATTTCAATAA
- a CDS encoding STAS domain-containing protein, producing MNHTIERNDQYALIKLQEEAFGGEVPSSFEVVARSLFREGFSNLIVDINSVDSVDQNGTSVLRKINRQSSNELGIMILVTKKDTITDFLEGSIQDITMLPTVEEAIDAVFMHDLENNFRNEDDDEYDEFDGSTTTEP from the coding sequence ATGAATCATACGATTGAACGAAACGACCAGTACGCGCTGATTAAACTTCAGGAAGAAGCTTTTGGCGGCGAGGTGCCTTCGAGTTTTGAGGTGGTCGCCCGCAGCCTGTTCCGGGAAGGCTTCAGCAACCTGATTGTGGACATCAACAGCGTGGACAGCGTCGATCAGAACGGCACCAGCGTCCTGCGCAAGATCAACCGCCAGAGCTCCAACGAACTCGGCATCATGATTCTGGTTACCAAAAAAGATACCATTACCGATTTTCTGGAAGGTTCCATTCAGGACATTACCATGCTGCCCACGGTTGAGGAAGCCATCGACGCCGTGTTTATGCACGATCTGGAAAATAACTTCCGCAACGAGGACGACGACGAATACGACGAGTTCGACGGCAGCACCACCACGGAACCCTAA
- a CDS encoding VWA domain-containing protein: MNWNYGLTYAEFAFIAAFLILYAIFFLRTFRAARLLGTTAWAVIPKFFLRAGYFSMLLIALLGPAFGEAERELVAEGKDIFLIVDLSRSMDAADVAPSRLEKVKFELDRLIKALSGNRFGLLVVSTEAYVHAPLTSDQAALSTFIRSLSTSLMPESGTNLCAAVTVALQKHLQNKTSDNQTKVIVLLTDGEDFGSCERSLLNRIRAYGISLFVVGVGTETGSTIPAGKSIVRDADGRAVRSRLNRDLLRRLSQDANGSYLEITSASGDLTALASAISGLENRLIDQRKIRVTSNKYYYFLAVALILIAVDLLVSVRTFKL; encoded by the coding sequence ATGAACTGGAATTACGGATTGACTTACGCCGAGTTTGCCTTTATCGCCGCCTTCCTGATTCTGTACGCTATTTTTTTTCTGCGGACGTTTCGGGCGGCCCGTCTGCTGGGCACCACGGCCTGGGCCGTCATTCCCAAATTCTTCCTGCGGGCCGGTTATTTCTCGATGCTCCTGATTGCCCTCCTCGGCCCCGCTTTCGGAGAAGCCGAACGGGAACTGGTGGCCGAAGGAAAGGACATTTTCCTGATCGTGGACCTTTCCCGGTCGATGGACGCGGCCGATGTGGCCCCCTCCCGGCTCGAAAAAGTCAAGTTTGAACTCGACCGGCTCATCAAAGCCCTTTCGGGGAACCGCTTCGGCCTGCTGGTCGTCTCGACCGAAGCGTACGTCCACGCGCCGCTGACCTCCGACCAGGCGGCGCTCAGCACCTTCATCCGTTCGCTTTCCACCAGCCTGATGCCCGAGTCGGGTACCAACCTCTGCGCCGCCGTAACGGTAGCGTTGCAGAAACATCTGCAAAACAAAACGTCCGATAATCAGACAAAAGTCATTGTCCTGCTCACCGACGGCGAAGATTTTGGCTCCTGCGAACGCTCGCTGCTGAACCGCATCCGGGCGTACGGCATTTCGCTGTTTGTGGTGGGCGTGGGCACCGAAACCGGCAGCACCATTCCGGCCGGGAAAAGCATCGTCCGCGATGCCGACGGACGGGCGGTTCGCTCCCGGCTCAACCGCGACCTGCTGCGGCGGCTCAGCCAGGACGCCAACGGCTCCTACCTCGAAATCACCTCTGCCTCCGGCGACCTGACCGCCCTCGCTTCGGCCATCTCCGGACTCGAAAACCGGCTCATCGACCAGCGGAAAATCCGGGTCACTTCCAACAAATACTATTATTTTCTGGCCGTTGCCCTAATTTTAATCGCCGTTGACCTGTTGGTGAGCGTCCGAACGTTTAAGTTATAA
- a CDS encoding DNA-processing protein DprA yields the protein MNELDEIYDILFYTYLTGYNIADIYYLLSKGDLTKEADFLDERVTSLKGYLSNRSSFNKLYNKAKNDAEFAIQYCRYLEIKMLPYTSSQYPKSLYDIKDKPPLLFIKGKLNRRPLVAVVGTRDISQHAERITSKIVRSLTHNGVGVVSGLALGIDAIAHKNSIDQYGYTIAVMPNSLDTIYPKDNIKLANEILDGGGALISELAFNINRGKKSFVERNRIQAALSEIVIPIEMTIKSGTMHTVNFAKYQNKKIILLKPSKVLTKLPQYEGIEYLINLNENNRRDNVMIAQNMEQFIEIIEGHFKPDDRSLDTGIQLTLFDL from the coding sequence ATGAACGAATTGGATGAAATTTATGACATACTATTTTATACATACCTTACAGGGTATAATATCGCAGATATTTATTATTTGTTAAGCAAAGGGGATTTAACAAAAGAAGCTGATTTCCTTGATGAAAGAGTTACTTCGCTTAAAGGATATTTGAGTAATAGGTCTTCTTTTAATAAGCTTTACAATAAAGCTAAGAATGATGCTGAGTTTGCAATTCAGTATTGCCGCTACTTAGAAATAAAAATGCTACCTTATACGTCAAGCCAATATCCTAAAAGCTTGTATGATATAAAAGATAAGCCGCCACTACTTTTTATTAAAGGAAAGCTTAATAGACGGCCATTAGTAGCTGTTGTTGGGACTCGCGATATTTCTCAGCATGCTGAAAGAATTACAAGTAAAATAGTTAGATCCTTAACTCACAATGGTGTTGGCGTTGTATCAGGGCTAGCTTTAGGGATTGACGCAATAGCTCATAAGAATTCAATAGACCAATATGGCTATACTATTGCAGTTATGCCAAACTCTTTAGATACTATTTATCCGAAAGATAATATTAAATTGGCTAATGAAATATTAGATGGAGGCGGAGCACTTATCTCAGAGTTAGCTTTTAACATTAATAGAGGTAAGAAAAGTTTTGTAGAGCGTAACAGAATACAAGCTGCACTTTCGGAAATAGTTATACCAATTGAAATGACAATAAAAAGCGGTACAATGCATACGGTGAATTTTGCTAAATATCAAAATAAAAAAATAATTTTGTTAAAGCCTTCAAAGGTTTTAACAAAATTACCACAATATGAAGGTATTGAGTATCTAATTAATCTAAATGAGAACAATAGACGAGACAATGTAATGATCGCTCAAAATATGGAACAGTTTATAGAAATAATCGAGGGTCATTTTAAGCCAGACGATAGAAGCTTAGATACCGGCATTCAATTAACTTTGTTTGATTTGTAG
- a CDS encoding site-specific DNA-methyltransferase has product MIESIKYSQDKRAHIPSKEEAGMEPTSKTEASYVKNPVTHRGQDPELYWLDKYGNDDRDELLKVDIRSLYRHEHISPELLIQNLYKLKEQPNPQLDLFSMFGNTLQMDELDKVADYYQYSDNWKNRLIQGDSLLVMASLLEREGMAGKVQTIYFDPPYGIKYGSNWQLKLNNRDVKDGSDEHLTGEPEMIKAFRDTWEKGIHSYLSYLRDRLLVAKELLSNSGSCFLQISDDNVHLVRSIMDEVFGSENFVSMISFQKAAGGLRAANRVGSVLDYIIWYCKDIDNIKYRPLYEAKGDAVSSGYVMLEEKNGNRRGMTQDEKSGLIPLPQGSRPFMTVLMTKPGPGSKFDVEYNGRIYTSGKRWWGTTKEGIQNVIKANRISATENSIRFISYFDDFPYRAFSNLWSGLGGASDPLYVVQTSTEVIQRCLLMTTDPGDLVLDPTCGSGTTAHVAEKWGRRWITIDTSRIALNIAKTRLMTATYPFYRLHDTENKDIRQGFIYKKVSHITLKNIANDDPADEETLYDQPQPDNKKLRVAGPFTVETLQNFEPASPQELDSGSITPQEIEDTTAFEQRIFEHLKSAGIKNGIRNENAVFKRVERRGSALLHAEGFYNDAEGKERKAYIHIGPKFGTVSKQAVNDSVKECRAAGDADWLIILGFSFESDISNQNVTTSVGTFEVTKVRMHDDLLQEGLTKKVKTAASFVTIGEPDINLHRQGNEVTVEICGLDIYDPMKDEVKPRNIADIAYWMVDDDYDGSNFIVKQVFFCGGNKNEFDKFNKGLNDLTKQGTKKKAEKTLKIELDDDAWDRLYGHTSHPIPLKQGKKIAVRVISQFGEESTKVLLL; this is encoded by the coding sequence ATGATTGAATCCATTAAGTATTCGCAGGACAAACGCGCCCACATTCCCAGCAAGGAAGAAGCGGGCATGGAACCTACCAGCAAAACAGAAGCCTCTTACGTGAAAAATCCGGTTACCCATCGCGGGCAAGACCCTGAATTATATTGGCTGGACAAGTACGGCAACGACGACCGTGACGAACTCCTGAAAGTGGACATTCGCAGCCTCTACCGGCACGAACACATCAGCCCTGAACTACTCATCCAGAACTTGTACAAGTTAAAGGAACAACCTAACCCGCAGCTTGACCTATTCTCGATGTTTGGTAACACCCTGCAAATGGATGAACTCGACAAGGTAGCCGACTACTATCAATATTCGGACAACTGGAAAAACCGGCTCATTCAGGGGGATAGCTTACTGGTGATGGCCTCATTACTGGAACGGGAAGGCATGGCGGGGAAAGTACAGACCATTTACTTCGACCCTCCCTATGGCATTAAATACGGCTCGAACTGGCAATTAAAGCTGAATAACCGCGACGTAAAAGACGGCTCCGACGAACATCTGACGGGTGAACCGGAAATGATTAAGGCTTTTAGGGATACATGGGAAAAAGGGATTCATTCGTACCTCAGTTATCTTCGTGATCGGCTTTTAGTTGCCAAAGAATTGCTTAGTAATTCAGGATCATGCTTTCTTCAGATTTCAGATGATAATGTACATCTAGTGAGAAGTATCATGGACGAGGTGTTCGGTAGTGAAAATTTCGTAAGCATGATTAGCTTTCAAAAGGCTGCGGGAGGGCTTAGAGCGGCGAATCGAGTTGGAAGTGTATTAGACTATATCATCTGGTATTGTAAAGACATTGATAACATAAAGTATAGACCTTTATACGAAGCGAAAGGCGATGCCGTTTCTTCTGGCTACGTTATGCTAGAGGAAAAAAACGGTAACAGAAGGGGAATGACCCAAGATGAAAAATCAGGTCTTATTCCTCTTCCACAAGGCTCTAGGCCCTTTATGACGGTTCTTATGACGAAACCTGGTCCTGGCTCTAAATTCGACGTTGAGTATAACGGCCGAATATACACATCAGGTAAAAGGTGGTGGGGAACCACAAAAGAGGGGATTCAAAATGTAATTAAAGCGAACCGTATCTCTGCAACGGAGAATAGTATAAGGTTTATCAGTTATTTTGATGACTTTCCATATAGAGCATTCTCAAATTTGTGGAGTGGACTAGGTGGAGCATCTGACCCCTTATATGTAGTGCAAACTAGTACTGAGGTAATACAACGTTGTTTATTAATGACTACAGACCCAGGTGATTTAGTTTTAGACCCAACTTGCGGTAGTGGCACTACAGCACATGTAGCGGAGAAATGGGGCCGGAGGTGGATAACAATAGATACCAGTCGAATAGCATTAAACATTGCTAAAACTCGATTAATGACCGCAACTTATCCCTTCTATCGACTTCACGATACGGAGAACAAGGATATAAGGCAAGGCTTTATTTATAAGAAAGTTTCGCACATTACACTAAAGAATATTGCCAACGACGACCCCGCTGATGAAGAAACGCTGTATGACCAACCACAACCGGACAATAAGAAGCTTCGCGTTGCAGGGCCGTTTACCGTTGAAACCTTACAGAACTTCGAACCAGCATCACCGCAGGAGTTAGACAGCGGCAGCATCACCCCGCAAGAGATAGAAGACACTACGGCATTCGAGCAACGAATCTTCGAACACCTCAAGTCGGCAGGTATTAAAAACGGCATCCGTAACGAGAATGCAGTCTTCAAGCGGGTAGAACGTAGAGGAAGTGCATTGCTTCACGCCGAAGGCTTTTATAACGACGCTGAAGGCAAAGAACGCAAAGCATACATCCACATCGGTCCTAAGTTCGGAACGGTTAGCAAGCAGGCTGTAAACGATTCTGTAAAAGAATGCCGCGCTGCTGGCGATGCCGATTGGCTTATCATTCTTGGCTTTTCGTTCGAATCCGACATCAGCAATCAGAACGTCACTACTAGCGTAGGCACATTCGAGGTAACGAAGGTCCGTATGCACGACGATTTATTGCAGGAAGGTTTAACTAAAAAAGTTAAAACAGCCGCCTCATTCGTAACCATTGGTGAACCCGACATTAACCTCCACCGGCAAGGTAACGAGGTAACCGTCGAAATCTGCGGTCTGGACATTTACGACCCGATGAAAGACGAGGTAAAGCCCCGCAACATTGCCGACATAGCTTACTGGATGGTAGATGACGACTACGACGGCAGCAACTTCATCGTGAAGCAAGTATTTTTCTGTGGAGGGAATAAAAACGAGTTTGACAAGTTCAACAAGGGCCTTAACGACCTGACCAAGCAAGGCACGAAAAAAAAGGCTGAGAAGACGCTAAAAATCGAACTGGACGATGACGCTTGGGACCGGCTTTACGGTCATACATCGCATCCAATTCCTTTAAAACAAGGTAAGAAAATTGCAGTACGGGTAATTAGCCAGTTTGGAGAAGAGAGTACTAAAGTTTTGTTACTTTAA
- a CDS encoding phosphoribosyltransferase, whose protein sequence is MNLLITSVEAIINSSTMSPYDGIIEALQNFRSSKDGNLVIVVSSNPDKLYAVPDGFEIFLSPREERTTSLINSILKQYNSFTIGDVILLGAKDMDFYLAVNNRVLLLSALYAYKGARDQQKVLSYGIPIRVIDNLNLFFNINQKINRPWFYKLVVSRVTTIYSLTNANTYYTSKNLEKMNLAFQDCLKQGNTTNFSLFLVYFLISSFSPQTVNDFRQIDFWGIYPSSGLDVNDSLEAFKEYIRKMYKGKPDVRANRMQPPILERIEPTYQRHKLGSQKRVSDGCDEQFKTIRINPNYREQLRGATVCIIDDYTTYGTSCETARALLEAAGVKKLIFVALGKFGLEYYQYSYKILGDVFGKYEFFRESVKRRQDYALNNTSTKVFVDSLSGLV, encoded by the coding sequence ATGAATTTACTTATTACTAGCGTAGAAGCAATAATCAATAGTAGTACAATGTCTCCTTATGATGGAATTATTGAAGCTTTGCAAAATTTCCGTAGTTCAAAGGATGGAAATCTAGTTATCGTTGTCTCATCGAATCCTGATAAACTTTATGCTGTTCCTGATGGATTTGAAATTTTTTTAAGTCCAAGAGAAGAAAGGACTACGTCGCTTATAAATTCTATTCTAAAGCAGTATAATTCATTTACAATTGGAGACGTAATTTTATTAGGAGCTAAAGATATGGACTTCTATTTAGCCGTTAATAACCGAGTTTTATTGCTTTCTGCACTGTATGCTTATAAAGGTGCAAGGGACCAACAAAAAGTTTTATCATATGGAATCCCTATAAGAGTTATAGATAATTTAAACCTATTCTTCAACATAAATCAGAAGATAAACCGCCCCTGGTTTTACAAGCTTGTGGTATCTCGCGTTACTACTATTTACAGCTTAACTAATGCTAACACTTATTATACTTCAAAAAATTTGGAGAAAATGAACCTTGCATTTCAGGATTGTTTAAAGCAAGGAAATACTACCAATTTTAGCCTGTTCCTTGTTTATTTTCTGATTAGCAGCTTCTCGCCGCAAACGGTGAATGATTTTAGGCAAATTGATTTTTGGGGTATTTATCCTTCGTCAGGACTAGATGTCAATGACTCTCTAGAAGCATTTAAAGAGTATATAAGAAAGATGTATAAAGGTAAGCCTGATGTAAGAGCAAATAGAATGCAACCTCCAATCTTAGAGAGAATTGAGCCCACTTATCAAAGGCACAAACTTGGCAGTCAAAAAAGGGTTTCGGATGGATGTGATGAACAATTCAAAACAATACGCATAAATCCAAATTATAGGGAACAATTGAGAGGAGCAACTGTATGCATTATCGATGACTACACAACTTATGGGACATCTTGTGAGACAGCAAGAGCACTACTTGAAGCGGCGGGAGTGAAGAAGTTAATTTTTGTGGCTTTAGGAAAATTTGGATTAGAATATTACCAATATAGTTATAAAATATTGGGTGATGTTTTTGGTAAATATGAATTTTTTAGAGAGTCGGTGAAACGTAGGCAAGATTATGCGTTAAATAACACATCAACAAAAGTATTTGTAGACTCACTCAGTGGATTAGTATGA
- a CDS encoding phosphoribosylaminoimidazolesuccinocarboxamide synthase, producing the protein MNSLQETHFQFEGQTGYYRGKVRDVYSFPDRLVMVASDRISAFDVVLPRPIPYKGQVLNQTAAHFLKATADIVPNWLLATPDPNVSVGLKCETYPVEMVVRGYLAGHAWRTYRSGLRTLCGVALPDGLNENDRLPEPIITPTTKAHEGHDEDISREEILAKGLVSEAEYGQLEAYALALFRRGTAMAAERGLILVDTKYEFGRYNGQVYLIDEVHTPDSSRYFYAEGYEARQQAGEAQKQLSKEFVREWLIANNFQGKEGQVVPEMTDEWITQISERYIELYETVTGQPFQRAQTDHILQRIETNIRQSLAVIY; encoded by the coding sequence ATGAATAGTTTACAGGAAACCCATTTCCAGTTTGAAGGACAGACCGGTTACTACCGGGGCAAGGTGCGGGATGTGTACAGCTTCCCCGACCGGCTCGTCATGGTGGCCTCCGACCGCATCTCGGCCTTCGACGTGGTGCTGCCGCGCCCGATTCCCTACAAAGGGCAGGTGCTGAACCAGACCGCCGCGCATTTTCTGAAAGCCACCGCCGACATCGTCCCGAACTGGCTCCTGGCGACGCCGGACCCGAACGTCAGCGTCGGCCTCAAATGCGAAACGTACCCGGTCGAGATGGTCGTGCGGGGCTATCTGGCGGGCCACGCCTGGCGGACTTACCGCTCGGGCCTGCGGACGCTCTGCGGCGTGGCCCTGCCCGATGGGCTGAACGAAAACGACCGTCTGCCGGAACCGATCATCACGCCCACGACCAAAGCCCACGAAGGCCACGACGAGGACATTTCCCGCGAGGAGATTCTGGCGAAAGGACTGGTTTCGGAAGCCGAATACGGGCAACTGGAGGCGTACGCCCTGGCGCTGTTCCGCCGCGGAACCGCAATGGCCGCCGAACGGGGCCTGATTCTGGTCGATACCAAATACGAATTCGGCCGGTACAACGGGCAGGTCTACCTCATCGACGAAGTCCACACGCCGGATTCGTCCCGGTACTTCTACGCCGAGGGCTACGAGGCCCGGCAGCAGGCCGGTGAGGCACAAAAACAATTGTCCAAGGAGTTTGTTAGAGAATGGCTTATTGCCAATAATTTCCAGGGCAAAGAGGGCCAGGTCGTGCCGGAGATGACGGACGAGTGGATTACCCAGATTTCTGAACGGTACATCGAACTCTACGAAACCGTCACGGGTCAGCCTTTTCAGCGCGCCCAGACAGACCATATTCTGCAACGAATCGAAACCAACATTCGCCAGTCGCTGGCGGTTATTTATTAA
- a CDS encoding tetratricopeptide repeat protein: MTYLILSFLLWLSDNRSVAQVSQKNTARLEAFKAYQAGNYQRAADQYSLLLRSSLFVEPTARLNLGHSYFQLRRYPDAQRYYQQVAQVRQPELAAQAMLQLGVIACLKGDTLTALRQYRQALQMQPDLPEAQFNYEFISKRFSGRVPRSKAPKKEIQKQAAASNEADVQPGQPNAGREVEQNDRRTDLLRRLRSLNLTEAQVLQLLNSMEDTEVQYIQQRKPSSLASKEARKAYRTW, translated from the coding sequence ATGACTTATCTGATACTGTCTTTTCTTTTGTGGCTCTCGGACAACCGATCGGTGGCGCAGGTCTCTCAGAAAAACACGGCCCGGCTGGAAGCGTTCAAAGCGTATCAGGCAGGCAATTACCAGCGGGCCGCCGATCAGTATTCGCTGCTGCTTCGGTCGTCGCTGTTCGTGGAACCCACGGCCCGGCTGAACCTGGGGCATTCGTATTTCCAGCTTCGGAGGTACCCGGATGCCCAGCGGTATTACCAGCAGGTAGCCCAGGTCCGGCAGCCCGAACTGGCGGCCCAGGCCATGCTCCAGCTGGGCGTGATCGCCTGTCTGAAAGGAGACACCCTGACCGCCCTCCGGCAGTATCGGCAGGCCCTCCAGATGCAGCCGGATTTGCCCGAAGCGCAGTTTAATTACGAGTTCATCAGCAAGCGCTTCTCGGGGCGGGTTCCCCGCTCGAAAGCGCCGAAAAAAGAAATACAGAAACAGGCCGCCGCTTCGAATGAAGCGGACGTGCAGCCCGGACAGCCTAACGCCGGCCGGGAAGTCGAACAGAACGACCGGCGGACAGACCTCCTCCGGCGCCTTCGGTCGCTGAACCTGACGGAGGCGCAGGTTCTGCAGTTGCTGAATTCGATGGAGGACACCGAAGTGCAGTACATCCAACAGCGTAAGCCCTCGTCACTGGCTTCCAAAGAAGCCCGGAAGGCCTACCGAACCTGGTAA
- a CDS encoding acetyl-CoA C-acyltransferase — translation MNEVVIVSAVRTPLGSFGGILSPLSATELGAKAIEAALQRAGIEASQVEEVIMGNVVSANLGQAPARQAALKAGLPATARCTTVNKVCASGTKAIMMAAQTIQLGQADIIVAGGMESMSNIPYYVPKARFGYKYGNAELIDGLARDGLTDVYDQCAMGVFADGIAKKYGISREEQDAYAVRSYERSAQSTENGRFKAEIVPLEVPGRKGAVTVSEDEEFKNVIFDKIPSLKPAFTKEGTVTAANSSTINDGASALVVMSLRKAEELGLKPLARILGYADAEQEPALFPTTPVLAVPAALKRAGIRAHDVDYYEVNEAFSVVPLAFSKLLDVPQEKLNVYGGAVSIGHPLGASGARIVTTLTNILHQNGGTVGAVGICNGGGGASALVIEKM, via the coding sequence ATGAATGAAGTAGTCATTGTCTCCGCCGTGCGGACGCCCCTGGGCAGTTTTGGCGGCATTCTGTCGCCCCTGTCGGCCACCGAACTTGGAGCCAAAGCCATTGAAGCGGCCCTGCAACGGGCGGGCATTGAGGCCTCCCAGGTCGAAGAAGTCATTATGGGCAACGTGGTCTCGGCCAATCTGGGCCAGGCTCCGGCCCGTCAGGCGGCGCTCAAAGCCGGACTGCCGGCCACAGCCCGCTGTACCACCGTCAACAAAGTGTGCGCTTCGGGGACGAAGGCCATCATGATGGCGGCCCAGACCATCCAGCTCGGCCAGGCCGACATCATCGTGGCGGGCGGCATGGAAAGCATGTCCAACATCCCGTACTATGTGCCCAAAGCCCGTTTCGGGTACAAATACGGCAATGCCGAACTCATCGACGGCCTCGCCCGCGATGGCCTGACCGACGTTTACGACCAGTGCGCCATGGGTGTTTTTGCCGACGGCATCGCCAAAAAATACGGCATCAGCCGTGAGGAACAGGACGCCTACGCCGTTCGCTCCTACGAACGTTCAGCCCAGTCGACGGAGAACGGCCGGTTTAAGGCCGAGATCGTGCCGCTGGAGGTGCCGGGCCGCAAAGGGGCGGTTACCGTCTCGGAAGATGAGGAATTTAAAAATGTGATTTTCGATAAGATTCCGTCCCTGAAACCGGCCTTTACGAAAGAAGGCACCGTGACGGCGGCCAACTCCTCGACCATCAACGATGGCGCTTCGGCCCTGGTGGTGATGAGCCTGCGCAAGGCCGAGGAACTGGGCCTGAAACCGCTGGCCCGGATTCTGGGCTATGCCGATGCCGAACAGGAACCGGCCCTGTTTCCGACGACGCCCGTTCTGGCCGTTCCGGCGGCGCTGAAACGGGCAGGCATCCGGGCCCACGACGTCGATTATTACGAGGTCAATGAGGCGTTTTCGGTGGTTCCGCTGGCATTCAGCAAACTGCTGGACGTGCCGCAGGAGAAACTGAACGTGTACGGCGGGGCCGTTTCCATCGGGCATCCGCTGGGCGCTTCCGGAGCCCGGATCGTCACGACGCTGACCAACATTCTGCACCAGAATGGCGGCACCGTCGGGGCGGTCGGCATCTGCAACGGCGGCGGCGGGGCCTCGGCGCTGGTGATCGAGAAAATGTAA
- a CDS encoding ribonuclease Z: MNFNLTILGSGSATPLLGRHPTAQLLEIESDYFLIDCGEGTQYRLMEQKIRPGRLRYIFISHLHGDHYFGLVPLLSSLNLAGRQDELHLFGPAGLLEIMTVQFRYSDTRIGFPLHFHPVDPTAPATVLDLPSLTVESIPLQHRIDCTGYLFREKARKRKLIREKLPADVPVDYLRQLKDGHDILDAQGRVLFRMDDYTVPAPPPRSYAFCSDTRFTETIIDQLRGIDLLYHEATFLEDMAVRAAEVFHSTARQAAAIAAKAGVGRLLIGHFSSRYKQTDAFLTEARTVFAQTYLAQEGQTITVKET, translated from the coding sequence ATGAATTTCAACCTGACAATTCTGGGAAGCGGCTCGGCGACCCCTTTGCTGGGGCGCCACCCGACCGCTCAACTGCTTGAAATCGAAAGCGATTATTTTCTGATCGATTGCGGCGAAGGTACGCAGTACCGGCTCATGGAACAGAAAATCCGCCCCGGCAGGTTGCGTTACATCTTCATCAGTCACCTCCACGGCGATCATTATTTCGGGCTCGTCCCGCTGCTGTCGAGCCTGAATCTGGCCGGCCGGCAGGACGAGCTTCACCTCTTCGGCCCGGCGGGCCTGCTGGAAATCATGACGGTGCAGTTTCGCTATTCCGACACCCGGATCGGTTTTCCGCTGCATTTTCACCCCGTTGACCCGACGGCCCCGGCCACCGTTCTGGACCTGCCGTCGCTGACCGTGGAGTCCATTCCGCTCCAGCACCGCATCGACTGTACGGGCTACCTGTTCCGCGAAAAGGCCCGGAAGCGAAAGCTCATCCGCGAAAAACTGCCCGCCGATGTGCCGGTGGATTACCTGCGGCAGCTCAAAGACGGGCACGACATCCTCGACGCCCAGGGGCGCGTGCTGTTCCGGATGGACGATTACACTGTTCCGGCCCCGCCGCCCCGCTCCTACGCCTTCTGCTCGGACACCCGGTTTACCGAAACGATTATCGACCAGCTGCGCGGCATCGACCTGCTGTATCACGAAGCTACGTTTCTCGAAGACATGGCAGTTCGGGCGGCGGAGGTCTTCCATTCCACCGCGCGGCAGGCCGCTGCCATTGCCGCCAAAGCCGGGGTGGGCCGCCTGCTGATCGGACACTTTTCCTCCCGCTACAAACAGACAGACGCCTTTCTGACCGAAGCCCGGACGGTTTTTGCCCAGACCTATCTGGCCCAGGAAGGGCAAACCATAACGGTCAAAGAAACGTAA